A stretch of Kwoniella dendrophila CBS 6074 chromosome 2, complete sequence DNA encodes these proteins:
- a CDS encoding peptidyl-prolyl cis-trans isomerase H codes for MASSLDAPAGVTRPIVFFDVSIGETPAGRIKIELFSDITPKTAENFRQLCTGEHRVNSIPQGYKKATFHSIPSFMVQGGDFIRNDGTGSFSIYGAQFEDENFKVKHTGPGLLSMANSGPGTNGCQFFITCAPAEFLDGKHCVFGRVIDGLLTVRKIENVPTGANNRPKLMVRITECGEM; via the exons ATGGCTTCTTCACTAGATGCACCAGCAGGAGTAACGAGACCTATAGTTTTCTTCGATGTTAGTATTGGTGAAACACCTGCGGGAAGGATAAAAATAG AATTGTTCAGTGACATAACGCCGAA GACAGCAGAGAATTTCAGACAATTATGTACAGGTGAACATAG AGTCAACTCTATACCGCAAGGTTACAAGAAAGCCACTTTTCACAG CATCCCATCATTCATGGTTCAAGGAGGTGATTTTATACGTAATGATGGAACAGGTTCATTCTCTATATATGGTGCTcaatttgaagatgagaatTTCAAAGTGAAACACACTGGTCCAGGTTTATTGAGTATG GCTAACTCAGGTCCAGGTACAAATGGATGTCAA TTCTTCATAACCTGTGCACCAGCAGAATTTTTAGACGGTAAACATTGTGTATTTGGTAGAGTTATAGATGGTTTATTAACAGTTAGAAAGATCGAAAATGTACCTACCGGAGCCAACAATAG ACCTAAGTTAATGGTTAGAATAACAGAGTGTGGAGAAATGtaa
- a CDS encoding deoxyhypusine synthase, which yields MSTDNAHASVLMPSEALPENAVHVKGPDLSKPIDLQDLLRSYETIGFQATGLARAIQVVEEMRKQRSNPDEPLTLFLGYTSNLISSGLREILRFLAQHKLIDCLVTTAGGVEEDFIKCLGSTVLGDFHLDGAGLRKKGLNRIGNLLVPNSNYCAFEDWVVPILDQLVKEQEEDGTKWSPSSVINRLGKEIDNEESVYYWCYKNNIPVFCPALTDGSLGDMIYFHTYKSSPLQLNIDIVADIRRLNDMSVKSKKAGMIILGGGVCKHQIANAMLFRNGADYAVYINTGQEYDGSDSGARPDEAVSWGKIRAGAQSVKVYADATLVFPMVVAATFGKAHWEAEAEKKV from the exons ATGTCAACCGATAACGCTCACGCAAGTGTATTGATGCCTTCAGAAGCATTACCGGAAAATGCTGTACATGTCAAAGGACCAGATTTGAGTAAACCAATCGACCTTCAAGATCTGTTGAGGAGTTATGAGACTATCGGATTTCAAGCTACTGGTTTAGCGAGAGCCAtacaggtggtggaggagatG AGAaaacaaagatcaaatccGGATGAACCATTAACGTTATTCTTGGGATATACATCGAATTTGATATCATCAGGTCTTAGAGAAATACTGAGATTCTTAGCTCAACATAAACTCATTGACTGCCTTGTAACTACTGCTggtggtgtagaagaagatttcataAAGTGTTTAGGTTCAActgttttaggtgattttcatcttgatggTGCAGGTTTGAGGAAGAAGGG ATTAAACCGTATAGGTAACTTACTAGTACCAAATTCGAATTATTGTGCATTTGAAGATTGGGTTGTACCTATATTAGATCAATTAgtaaaagaacaagaagaagatggtacgAAATGGAGTCCAAGTAGTGTAATAaatagattaggtaaagagattgataatgaagagaGTGTATATTACTGGTGTTATAAA AACAATATTCCAGTGTTTTGTCCAGCTTTAACAGATGGGTCTCTAGGAGATATGATTTACTTTCATACATataaatcatcacctttacaattgaatattgatattgtagCTGATATTAGAAGATTGAATGATATGAGTGTTAAATCGAAAAAAGCAGGTATGAttattttaggtggtggtgtttgTAAACATCAAATTGCAAATGCAATGTTATTT AGAAATGGTGCTGATTATGCTGTATATATAAATACTGGACAAGAG TATGACGGATCAGATTCAGGCGCTAGACCCGATGAAGCTGTATCATGGGGTAAAATTAGAGCAGGAGCACAAAGTGTAAAG GTCTACGCCGATGCTACTTTAGTGTTCCCAATGGTTGTAGCAGCTACATTTGGTAAAGCTCATTGGGAAGCAGAGGCAGAGAAGAAAGTATAG